One Fusarium poae strain DAOMC 252244 chromosome 4, whole genome shotgun sequence DNA window includes the following coding sequences:
- a CDS encoding hypothetical protein (TransMembrane:7 (o27-48i60-84o104-130i142-164o184-210i222-244o264-288i)), whose translation MDCFQQATPTNYRPSFYRHTMAVRDSLGPVMAAFIAIDGVIVLARLGVRTKLTTLGYDDYVIAVAMVAFILMCAFTFVSLHYGFGVSDPEVIAGMANYNVMEAQRYFTIAQITYVAGFPIVRISVALVLHRIVQGWPRTQQLLVGTMVVIGIYALGCLLVDVFQCIPLKAVWGDGTGKCLSSKQLAGLGFAVAALDIASALFYAVLPVFLLKGLQMGRRTKVAIIILLGLGASTVVISVIRMQSLVQIVNAKNIVEALDKQLESFIYSVLEFGISILTASLVAFRPLIKYLPFGSMGRSSGPKGPSADSSGQGISGKNDFEMGRRKYVNMPDPTPLDSDDGESQRNILHETDSPHDWKQSAATVTSTSK comes from the exons ATGGA TTGTTTTCAACAAGCTACTCCTACCAACTATCGTCCATCTTTT TACAGACATACCATGGCTGTCCGCGATAGTCTCGGCCCCGTGATGGCCGCCTTCATCGCCATTGACGGCGTCATCGTCCTCGCCCGTCTCGGTGTACGAACCAAATTGACGACTCTCGGTTATGACGATTATGTCATTGCAGTCGCCATGGTCGCATTCATTCTCATGTGCGCCTTCACATTCGTTTCCCTTCACTACGGTTTCGGCGTATCGGATCCCGAAGTCATTGCAGGCATGGCCAACTACAATGTCATGGAAGCCCAGCGATACTTCACCATTGCTCAAATTACATACGTCGCCGGGTTTCCTATTGTTCGTATCAGTGTCGCACTGGTTCTTCATCGAATTGTGCAGGGCTGGCCTCGCACACAACAACTACTCGTGGGAACCATGGTCGTCATCGGTATCTACGCCCTGGGCTGTCTTCTGGTGGATGTGTTCCAGTGCATCCCACTCAAGGCTGTTTGGGGAGATGGTACCGGCAAGTGCCTGAGCTCAAAACAACTGGCTGGTTTGGGTTTTGCTGTGGCCGCCTTGGACATTGCCTCAGCTTTGTTCTATGCTGTTCTTCCCGTCTTTCTACTCAAGGGCTTGCAGATGGGTAGAAGAACCAAGGTTGCCATCATCATTCTACTTGGTCTTGGTGCTTCGACTGTCGTCATTAGTGTCATTCGCATGCAGAGTCTGGTCCAGATCGTCAATGCTAAGAACATTGTCGAGGCATTGGATAAGCAGCTGGAGTCCTTCATCTA CTCCGTCCTCGAGTTTGGTATTTCCATCCTGACAGCCTCTTTGGTTGCCTTCCGTCCACTCATCAAGTACCTACCATTCGGTAGTATGGGACGCAGCTCTGGTCCAAAGGGTCCCTCTGCTGATAGTAGTGGCCAAGGAATTAGTGGCAAGAACGACTTTGAGATGGGTCGACGGAAATATGTCAATATGCCTGACCCAACCCCCTTGGATTCTGACGATGGGGAAAGTCAGCGCAACATCTTGCATGAAACTGACAGCCCCCACGACTGGAAACAGTCTGCTGCCACTGTTACATCTACCTCTAAATAG
- a CDS encoding hypothetical protein (SECRETED:SignalP(1-18)), whose translation MKAYFLALIGLWAIPSASEILEPLPEAASRKELRFQPYIDFDKDGCYNTAAIDANGRRNPGIMKSFSPSKNCRNKKQLLNSNVYSRKRCNHGYCAIMYEYYFEKDQATGLSGHKHDWENIVVFTKGDREVVRIAATEEHSKYRYTKDCVDWSDCPIPFEGERHAKLVYHKVRGDMHSFRFAKEEEGENGIEKAENHFHRFYKSPLVGWDDWPSDELRDKLVNWHDFTKPSIGGKRFGRALKKAAGSFKMVGEFNPFQERDEDEPIPDEDWDEDEE comes from the exons ATGAAGGCATACTTCCTCGCCCTGATCGGCCTTTGGGCCATCCCATCAGCCAGTGAGATCCTCGAACCCCTTCCCGAGGCCGCGTCGAGAAAGGAGCTACGCTTCCAACCCTACATTGACTTCGACAAGGATGGATGCTACAATACAGCTGCGATTGATGCCAACGGTCGTAGAAACCCTGGCATCATGAAGAGCTTTTCACCAAGCAAGAATTGCCGCAACAAGAAGCAGCTCCTCAACAGCAATGTTTACTCCCGTAAGCGATGCAACCATGGCTACTGCGCCATCATGTATGAGTACTACTTTGAAAAGGATCAAGCTACTGGCTTGAGTGGACACAAGCATGATTGGGAGAACATTGTTGTGTTTACCAAGGGTGACAGAGAGGTTGTCCGTATCGCTGCGACCGAAGAACAC AGCAAATACCGGTACACTAAAGACTGTGTGGACTGGTCGGATTGCCCTATCCCATTCGAGGGAGAAAGACATGCCAAGCTTGTCTACCACAAAGTCCGCGGCGACATGCACAGCTTCCGCTTcgccaaggaggaggagggtgaGAACGGCATTGAGAAAGCCGAAAACCACTTTCACCGCTTCTACAAGAGTCCGCTTGTGGGATGGGACGACTGGCCCAGTGACGAGCTGCGAGACAAACTGGTCAATTGGCATGATTTCACGAAGCCCAGTATTGGAGGAAAGAGGTTCGGCAGGGCCCTTAAGAAGGCTGCAGGTAGCTTCAAGATGGTTGGAGAATTCAATCCCTTTCAGGAGAGGGATGAAGACGAGCCGATTCCTGACGAGGATTGggacgaagacgaggagTAA
- a CDS encoding hypothetical protein (SECRETED:SignalP(1-19)): MPHSLRAIAAVALPSIVLASVIQQPIDSFDHTQGYQFDPLLHLPGISPYFDAVGFGLSHAAPEGCTVTSASYLIRHAAIYANDAEYEDYIQPFLYKLEKHRGDFSGPLEFLNKWHSPIEEDHLEDVTPSGKKDAKKVGNHLFKRYKHLASSVKRVIADTKSRTYDTAKAFLQAFPEDGNIEITRFNKKELNDGTRALLPHKACSKFSKSPGTDEQNEFVENYASSVSRRLRPYTPDDYELAPKDVFALQSICGYESAIRGKKSPICGLFSDAEWLSYEYAWDMKYAHMVGPFNPLSNYLGFPWLHSQSKLFDNIDKNSDLIDDESTGSGWPKEQRLFFYFTHREVPPFVATALGIFNSSSHEGYDEFPTTHVNHVRAWKMSDLIPFLGHVGMEKMTCKRPDTKDGSGEGEEFIRFIANTAPRPLPLCQNGPGASCSFKEFKKIVSAGMEKYGDFDGVCENEKEDEL, from the coding sequence ATGCCTCACAGTCTGCGCGCCATTGCGGCAGTAGCTCTACCTTCAATCGTCCTTGCATCCGTCATCCAACAGCCCATTGACTCGTTCGATCATACTCAAGGCTACCAATTCGATccccttcttcatctccctGGTATCTCGCCCTATTTCGATGCTGTAGGCTTCGGTCTTTCCCACGCTGCGCCTGAAGGATGCACCGTCACGTCTGCATCGTACCTCATTCGTCACGCTGCCATCTACGCCAACGATGCCGAGTACGAAGACTATATCCAGCCCTTCCTTTACAAACTTGAGAAGCATCGTGGCGACTTCTCAGGTCCGCTCGAGTTTCTGAATAAGTGGCACTCTCCAATTGAGGAGGATCATCTCGAGGATGTCACGCCCTCGGGCAAGAAAGATGCCAAAAAGGTTGGAAACCATCTCTTCAAGCGATACAAGCACCTTGCTTCATCAGTCAAGCGCGTCATTGCCGATACCAAGTCTCGAACGTACGATACCGCCAAGGCTTTCCTCCAGGCCTTTCCCGAGGACGGAAACATCGAGATTACAAGGTTTAACAAGAAGGAGTTGAACGACGGAACGCgtgctcttcttcctcacaaGGCTTGCTCAAAGTTCTCAAAGTCTCCTGGCACGGATGAGCAGAATGAGTTTGTTGAGAACTACGCGTCATCCGTGTCACGTCGCCTACGCCCGTACACACCCGATGACTACGAGCTAGCCCCTAAGGATGTCTTTGCTCTTCAGTCCATCTGCGGCTACGAATCCGCCATCAGAGGAAAGAAGTCACCTATCTGCGGATTATTCTCTGACGCGGAGTGGCTTTCATATGAGTATGCTTGGGACATGAAGTACGCACACATGGTTGGCCCCTTCAACCCTCTATCCAACTACCTCGGCTTCCCATGGTTACACTCCCAGTCTAAGCTATTTGACAACATTGATAAGAACTCTGActtgattgatgatgagtCAACTGGCTCTGGTTGGCCCAAGGAGCAACGTCTCTTCTTCTACTTCACCCACCGTGAAGTCCCTCCCTTTGTAGCCACAGCGCTCGGCATCTTCAACTCCTCATCTCACGAAGGTTATGACGAGTTTCCCACCACGCACGTCAATCATGTTCGCGCTTGGAAGATGTCTGACCTGATTCCCTTCTTGGGCCACGTCGGTATGGAGAAGATGACATGTAAGCGACCCGATACCAAGGATGGTTCTGGCGAGGGAGAAGAGTTTATCAGGTTCATTGCCAACACTGCGCCTCGACCTTTGCCACTTTGCCAGAACGGACCGGGTGCTAGTTGTTCGTTCAAGGAGTTCAAGAAGATTGTCAGTGCTGGTATGGAAAAGTATGGAGACTTTGATGGTGTTTGTGAgaatgagaaggaagatgagtTGTAA
- a CDS encoding hypothetical protein (TransMembrane:10 (i28-49o61-83i90-109o121-145i152-176o188-208i247-271o277-298i310-329o415-436i)) translates to MASSRDASFDAPAAVVPSQGKPSFFRSIPFQIAIACGVSFTAPGMWDALGGLGAGGAAEPYAVSAANALVYGLFAAVCILAGAINNRIGLRYGLALGAIGYPIYGAGLYTNNVAPKTWFLLFGSALCGISAGFFWAAEAAIIIGYPSPQDRAFYLAIWQSAKAAGPIVGGAINLGLNAQSSSKGSVSSATYIVFIVIMCLGLPISLFLSPAEKVQRKDQTLVVVQKQPTWAAEFKAVFSLLFTKRMLLLIPAFFISYFYNGFMSTWLTTYFTVRSRAFSSFFTNFSGIISSFLIAALLDRQSIYIKTRARIAFLSIITILTGTWIWATILQKQFYDAAEPPVFDWFKGGFGKSYALIFFWQFGGQAFQQFLYWLIGQYTTDLSSLSYHCGILRGFEALGQTVAWAMQSEGNANHFVSIGLNFGITLLCVVPTWIVLSGLEHSHEIKVTATEVPAKGQEEVDTKA, encoded by the exons ATGGCGTCCTCACGCGATGCATCCTTCGACGCCCCAGCGGCAGTCGTCCCTTCACAAGGAAAGCCTTCATTCTTCCGCTCCATCCCCTTTCAGATCGCCATCGCATGTGGTGTCTCTTTTACTGCGCCGGGCATGTGGGATGCCCTCGGTGGTCTAGGTGCTGGAGGAGCAGCTGAGCCATACGCTGTGTCAGCAGCCAATGCTCTCGTCTACGGACTTTTCGCTGCTGTGTGTATTCTGGCTGGTGCCATCAACAACAGAATTGGACTCCGATACGGTCTTGCGCTTGGAGCCATTGGATACCCCATCTATGGAGCTGGTCTCTACACAAACAACGTTGCGCCCAAGACTTGGTTTTTGCTGTTTGGAAGTGCTCTTTGTGGTATCTCGGCTGGTTTCTTCTGGGCAGCCGAAGCGGCCATCATTATCGGATATCCCAGTCCCCAAGATCGTGCTTTTTACCTTG CCATCTGGCAATCAGCCAAAGCAGCTGGCCCCATCGTCGGAGGCGCCATCAACCTCGGTCTCAACGCCCAATCCTCTTCCAAAGGCTCTGTCAGCTCAGCAACATACATCGTCTTCATTGTGATTATGTGTCTCGGCCTCCCAATCTCCCTCTTCCTCAGCCCTGCCGAAAAGGTCCAGAGAAAGGACCAAACGCTCGTCGTCGTACAGAAGCAGCCTACTTGGGCCGCTGAGTTCAAGGCCGTCTTCTCTCTGCTTTTCACCAAGCGCATGCTTCTTCTGATCCctgccttcttcatcagcTACTTCTACAACGGCTTCATGAGCACCTGGCTGACAACCTACTTCACCGTTCGATCGCGCGCCTTTTCGTCCTTCTTCACCAACTTCTCCGGAATCATTAGCTCGTTCCTCATCGCGGCCTTGTTGGACCGACAGTCAATCTACATCAAGACACGAGCCCGAATTGCCTTTTTGTCCATCATCACTATCCTTACCGGTACCTGGATTTGGGCAACGATTCTCCAGAAGCAGTTCTACGATGCTGCTGAGCCACCTGTATTTGACTGGTTCAAGGGTGGTTTCGGCAAGTCCTATGCTCTGATCTTCTTCTGGCAGTTCGGTGGTCAAGCCTTCCAGCAATTCCTATACTGGCTCATCGGACAGTACACCACTGATCTCTCATCTTTGTCTTACCACTGCGGTATTCTCCGAGGATTCGAGGCTCTGGGACAGACTGTTGCTTGGGCGATGCAATCTGAGGGCAATGCTAATCACTTTGTCAGCATTGGTCTCAACTTCGGTATCACTCTTCTCTGCGTTGTTCCTACCTGGATCGTTTTGTCCGGTCTGGAACACAGCCACGAGATCAAGGTCACCGCTACTGAGGTGCCAGCCAAAGGTCAGGAGGAGGTCGATACAAAAGCATAA